The window GCGATATGATGTGACATATATATCTGGGCTCTGGCCAGGCTCTGATTCTGGATAGAGGTCCTTGAGATTACTGCGTGCCCGCTCATTGATTTTGTCGGCCCAATAATCAAGATCAGAGCCAAGAGAACCGGCGGTGGGGGCATACTGGAGAAGGACTTTCAGAATCAACGATGGTACCGGATTGAGTTCGTTCGCGCTTGTCGGAAGTTCATAACGAAGTGACTCAAAAGGAATCACTCCACCTCCGGCAGTCGGGTCAAGGATAGACGGCAGATCACCGTCCCACTGGTCACGAAGAAGAGAATGAAGCTCTTCTATCTCAGAGCGGCTGGGGGACTGTGTAAAAGGACGTGGATATCCATAGTGTTCCCCAAGCGTCCCATTGCGCTCTGATTCGGTTGCCTTTTTTTCCTCAACATACTCAGATAGTCCGCTATCCAGTTCCTTTGGACCGATCTGCATCCATTGTAGTAGTTCGTCTGACGAAACGTCCTGAGGAAGAACCGAAGCAAGGATCGCCAGCCGTGAAGCAGGAGTAGGCCGCCGCGCGAACCACGGGTGAAGATAACGGTGTGGCGGCATATGTTTGGGATTTCCCTCTTTCAGGTTCTCGATCCCGACAGCCTTCAGCGGAAGCTTCCCCTCAATCGCGAGCGGTTTCAGATCGTCGTTGTGGTCTGTCATAGATGGTCAGTCAGCAGGGTTCGCAGCGCTTTTTCGCCGTTCGGGCTGGACGGTGCTCGACATTTCGCGTGCCAGTAGTAACACTCCTCGTTGCCCATACGGGCGATGCCGCGACAGAGGGCACGCATCCTGTCGACACGCCGGAGCGGTTTGATGCCGCGGAACGCGAGTGCCAGACGCACGCCGGCTGTCTCCGGGAGAAAGAGGTCGCCAACGCCGCTGGAGGTCACGGTCGTGGCATCGCGTTCCGCGTCGTCGACGGTCTCCTTGAGGAGCGGGGAGAGGGCACGGAAGCGCCCACCATCGAGACGGGCGATCTTCACGGCCGTCCACTCCTCCCAGTCCCAGTGGGCCGCCTCCTTGACCGACGAGTCATCGAAGACCTCCTCGAAGGACTCGACGACGAGGGAACGCCCACGGCGTTCGAGCCGATCGCGACGGGTCGCTGCCTGCTCTTCGGGGAGCAGTTCGTACAGCGTTACCTCACCCCCGTTCGAGCCCTCGCGGCGCGTCATCGCGAATGTTGGGCGTCCGCCGTAGACGCTACTCCCGAAGGAAGACGCACGCTCTGTCGCTGTACCGGACCGCGTTGCGTCGAGTCCTGTCGTCATTGGGTTGCCTCGGTGGGTACTTCGCCCGGTCCTTTGGCTTGAACTTTCACGTCAATACTGGTCTGGCCAAGAGCCGCCTGTAGCGCTGTGAGGACATCTTCCTCGGCGTCGGTCATCGGTTCGGGTTCGTCGAACTCGATCCGGAACTTCAGCGTGACGTTGAGCGACTCGCCGAACGGGTCGGGCTGGTTCGTCACCCGCGAGAAGTCGTCGAGGCTACCCTGGTAGTTCGCGCTGTAGCTCGAACCCGTCGATGTCTTCACGTCGTAGTTCATCCGGACCGAAACCGCGTCCGATCGGTCGGTGAGGGCATCTTGCTGAGCGATGAACGAGCCCTTTGAGAGCCGATCCTCGCCCATCACTTCGACCGTGACTTGCGAGACTCCCGGCGAGCCGTCTGACGCCGCTTTCGAGAGCGCGTCGGTTCGCACTTTGTTGAACGCCCGCGATGCCGCCATCTGGCTCGTCGAGGTTTCCCAGCCAGAAGGCCGGGCACACTCGGGACAGAGGTTTTGCGCGTTCAGTTCGCTTTCGTCGTACCTGTCCCCGCAGCTTCGACAGCGAGCCTTTTCGGGAGGTTTCTGATGCTCCTCACAGTAGGCTGGACCATCGTTAGACGGCTCAACCATCGTTGAACAACCCTCCTCAGCACACTCGATCTCCGTTGCTTCGGGCGGCCGGATGGAGTCGTGATGTACGTCGAGCAGGGCCTCGATATCCGTGTAGACGACGTAATCGTTCCCGATCTTCACGTCGGTATCGCGTATCGAGATCTCCACGTCAGGGGAGTCAGCAAAGGGCGACCGCTTCTGCCAATTTTCGGGATGATCGTCCGCATCGCCATCCCAGTAGACGGTTTCAGATTCCGCGTCCCAATAGGTGTACCCCGCCTCGCCGACCATCTTCGCGACGGTCTTACGCAGCGGCTTCGTACTCAGAAGATAGGGAAGTCCTGGCTTCTTTGCGAACTGTGCGACTAGCTGCTGGGTCGTCATCGAATCCTGGGTCTGCTGCCACAGCTTCTGTTTGAAGAACGCAATGCCCTTCGCGTCGGCGTCGGCGCGAATCAGGCGGTCGTCGAGAGTTTCCTTGACGGCGCTGACGAGCGACGTTCCGCCGTTCGCTTCGGTCGCGTTGATCGTGATATGCGTAAGCCCGTCACGATCGACGTAGTAGAGATGCCGGTAAGCCCCTCGGACGAGTTCGCCGAGGAGACCGTACTTCTTGTCTTGTCGTTCCCGGAGATCCTCGATCTGGTCTTCAGAGAGATCGGCTGTCTGTTGTGAATCGTCGAGTAGTGCCTCAATCGCTTCGAGTTGCCGTGCCTCGTCGATAGCGCCGCGCACACGCTCCTCGTCCGGAGCAAGGAACAGGACGTAGTTCTTGTATACCCGGCTTTGAACGTCGCCACCCTGTTTCGACGCCGACTTTTGATAGAGTGACTTGACCTTCTCCGGGACTGACTCCGGGTTCGAGTTGTCTTCGAGAAGCTTCCTCGTAACCGGTGCCGTGTGCATATGCATCACTGCAAGCTGAGGTGCCGATGCACTGTCAGGGAGGTCAGCCGGTGACTCGGGATACGAAACCGGCTTGAAAACACCAGTCCCCGTTTCGCTTTCCAGACGGGCCCCGAACCGTGAACGAGCCTGCGCGTCGGGTGTGTTATCCACCCGCTGATCGATGATACGGATGAGGTTTGGATCGGACTTGAAGCGGACCCGCTCTTCGTCGTAGAGGTAGTAGCACGCGACGTTCATATCGCCGCCAGCAAGAGCCTCCAACGCCGAGTCGTAGTTGTCGAAGCGGATGCCAGGGTGGCCGAGTGCGGCGTTCATCTCCGCACGGGTGAGACCGGTTGCTTGCTCCCCGTAGGCGAGGCTGTGCCACAAAACAGTGGTCGTCAGATGACTGCCGAGCGGCGGGATCCCTTTCTCAATCCATTTCCGGTCTTCGAGCTGAGCGTGCGCAGTGCCATCGTCGCTGAAGATGTCCGCAGTGACCGCGGAACTTAGATCGACGAACTCGAAGAGGGTCTCCCGGAGCGTTGAGCCGATGCTCCCGTCAGGAGCGTTGTCAGCGGGCGTGAGGTCGTAGAGTCGGATCCAGTGACGATCGTAGTGATCGGGCTGGTGGTTCCAGAGGTAGTAGACAGACCGTGCGAGGAGTTTTAGCGCGCCCCGAGTTCGCTGAAACTTGGGAATCGTATCGATCTTCTCCGTGAGCGTATCGATGATCGTCGGATGGAACGGATACTCGCGTTCCAGCCGGCCCACGAAGCTGGCGTCCGTCGCCTCCTGTGGGAACTGTCGGTCGCTATCAGCGTAGTACCGGAAGTACGACTCAGCGAGCCTCTCGGCCTGGCCCCGTTCGATGTCCTCGAAGAGCCGGTGCTGGAGAACCTGTCCTACCTCGTTCTCTGAGGTCGGAGTAACAGTCTTGTGTTGCCGACGACCGATCTGATTGAGTTCGTCAATGAGAGTGCGGACTTCCTCGGCTTCCTCCTCGAAAGCAGTGTCCGCTATACTGTAGACGACAGTGACTTCGTCAACTTCAGATGCGGTCTCAAGGAGTGAGAGAACGAAGCTCAGGGTCTGACTGGCCAAGGTCGCGTTCCCCACCTCAACTGCGGACGCCGCTTCGAGATAGGCTGCAATCTCGTCAATGAGGATGAGGGCCGGCCCATCACCAAGCTCGAACAGGCCCTTCAGCGTGTTCCCGCCAGGTGCGTTCCTGTCCTGGTCGTACTCTTTCAGATACTCGTAGCCATCGAGACCATACAGCTGGTAGGCGATTTCGCCCCACATCGTCCGCGTGTTTGGAGCATTCGGATCTGATCGGTCACTTCGGGCGTTTCGGGCGTCGACGTGACCTCCCACGAAGACAGAGGTGTCAACATTGAGCCCTTGATTTACTGCATCCAGATATGCTGCACCGAGGTCTTCTTCACCCTCTACGAGATGGCGACTGAGCTCCCCAATATCAGTCGGGTTATTCGCGAGATGGTACGAGGCGATGAGATCGTGCGTCTTCCCCCCACCGAAGCGGGTGTCAAGACACAGAATACTGCTGGAGTAACCGCCGCTATCGCGCCCACCACCGGAGAGGAACCGTCCCGCGAGATTACTCAGCAGCGTCCGCAGCCCGTCGGTTGGGTACGTCATATCGAAAAACTGCGTCGCATCTCGATAGACTGGAGCGGCGTCGTCGGACGAATGAGCGACAGTCGCCAGGCTGGCTGCGAACTGGTCCTCCTGTAGCGTTCCATCGAGGACATCTCCTCTGGGAGTACAAGACTCAAACAGACCTGGATAGTCTGAACTACTCATAACTTCTCCTGCTGACTTGGCTTGGATACAATGATGAACTCTCTACGCTCGCTATTGTTGATGAGTGCGTGAGCGATCTCTTTCGATTCAGCGATGTCAATTTTGATCGGGTCACCCACCTCCGAATCGAACTTGTCAAGTTCAGGTCCAGACAAATTTATTCGCCCTGACCTTCCCGTGTTTTTTCCTATTTGTTTACGAGTCATCCAGATGTCTTATTTGCTATACCGAGACGGGATAATCTTTACTTAGACTATGTCCCCCGGAGATATCGCTTAATTCAGTCCAAAGATTCAGTATTCTGCTTACACGGTTATGGACGAGTATGAAGTACTCTGTCGCGGCATCAAGCCACGCCGTCGCGTGAACATAGCGGCGGGTGTTGAGGCGCGCCGGGTCAGGCGCGCCGACCAGCCCCTGTTTCTGCTGGACATCTGCCGAGCGAAGCGAGGCAGTGGTTTAATCACGTGGCTCCTTAGCCACACCCCTAACGGAGAAGTGGGTACCCCCTGCGGAATTTTGCGATCTTCCACAGACGTGGCTGATAGAAGATAGGGGAATCCCTGTCCGAATTGCTGCTGATCACACCGAAAACAAGCAAAAACAACCGCTAAAATCAGTCGCCGACAGTGATGCCTCTCACAAGTCGCTGCGTTAGCCGGGGGTCCCGAGCGCGTCAGCGAAGCGTTCTGGAGCGTATCTCTTCCCGTCGATGGTCGTGACAGCCGGAGCGAACTCGAACGCAAACCGACGAAGCGGCTCGTCAGTTACTTTCGACCACTGGACTGCTCCTTCCCGGAGCAGTCGGCGAGCCTCTTTCAGATTTGCCGGCTGGAACCCGACATCGAGATCGTCGGGATCCGCGTCATCACTCCGGTCGATCTTTGCGCCGTATCGATTGAGCCAACGATTCCACGGATTGTCCTCTCCGCCGTGTGCTTCTGCCCGAGTGAGACTGTCGAGTGCGCTCTCCCAGCCGGACTGGATACTCTGCGAAACCGAATCAATGTATCCGGTCAGCTCTTGGGCGATGTACTTCGACCCGATCTGGACCTCGCCGTAGGAGTGGTCGACGAGTGGTGACAGGCGTTTCAGCGCTCGGTAGACAGTATCGAGATGGACATCGATGGACTCGGCCAACTCCTTCGGCGAGGTCTCCCCGCCGTCCGTGAGGAGGTTCTCAATGAGCTCTGCGTCAGTCCCGTTCATCT of the Halobellus ruber genome contains:
- a CDS encoding DUF7680 family protein codes for the protein MTTGLDATRSGTATERASSFGSSVYGGRPTFAMTRREGSNGGEVTLYELLPEEQAATRRDRLERRGRSLVVESFEEVFDDSSVKEAAHWDWEEWTAVKIARLDGGRFRALSPLLKETVDDAERDATTVTSSGVGDLFLPETAGVRLALAFRGIKPLRRVDRMRALCRGIARMGNEECYYWHAKCRAPSSPNGEKALRTLLTDHL
- a CDS encoding ATP-binding protein; the encoded protein is MSSSDYPGLFESCTPRGDVLDGTLQEDQFAASLATVAHSSDDAAPVYRDATQFFDMTYPTDGLRTLLSNLAGRFLSGGGRDSGGYSSSILCLDTRFGGGKTHDLIASYHLANNPTDIGELSRHLVEGEEDLGAAYLDAVNQGLNVDTSVFVGGHVDARNARSDRSDPNAPNTRTMWGEIAYQLYGLDGYEYLKEYDQDRNAPGGNTLKGLFELGDGPALILIDEIAAYLEAASAVEVGNATLASQTLSFVLSLLETASEVDEVTVVYSIADTAFEEEAEEVRTLIDELNQIGRRQHKTVTPTSENEVGQVLQHRLFEDIERGQAERLAESYFRYYADSDRQFPQEATDASFVGRLEREYPFHPTIIDTLTEKIDTIPKFQRTRGALKLLARSVYYLWNHQPDHYDRHWIRLYDLTPADNAPDGSIGSTLRETLFEFVDLSSAVTADIFSDDGTAHAQLEDRKWIEKGIPPLGSHLTTTVLWHSLAYGEQATGLTRAEMNAALGHPGIRFDNYDSALEALAGGDMNVACYYLYDEERVRFKSDPNLIRIIDQRVDNTPDAQARSRFGARLESETGTGVFKPVSYPESPADLPDSASAPQLAVMHMHTAPVTRKLLEDNSNPESVPEKVKSLYQKSASKQGGDVQSRVYKNYVLFLAPDEERVRGAIDEARQLEAIEALLDDSQQTADLSEDQIEDLRERQDKKYGLLGELVRGAYRHLYYVDRDGLTHITINATEANGGTSLVSAVKETLDDRLIRADADAKGIAFFKQKLWQQTQDSMTTQQLVAQFAKKPGLPYLLSTKPLRKTVAKMVGEAGYTYWDAESETVYWDGDADDHPENWQKRSPFADSPDVEISIRDTDVKIGNDYVVYTDIEALLDVHHDSIRPPEATEIECAEEGCSTMVEPSNDGPAYCEEHQKPPEKARCRSCGDRYDESELNAQNLCPECARPSGWETSTSQMAASRAFNKVRTDALSKAASDGSPGVSQVTVEVMGEDRLSKGSFIAQQDALTDRSDAVSVRMNYDVKTSTGSSYSANYQGSLDDFSRVTNQPDPFGESLNVTLKFRIEFDEPEPMTDAEEDVLTALQAALGQTSIDVKVQAKGPGEVPTEATQ